From one Rhizobium lentis genomic stretch:
- the rlmH gene encoding 23S rRNA (pseudouridine(1915)-N(3))-methyltransferase RlmH, protein MRIGLFAVGRLKSGPEKDLVARYLDRFAKAGPAVGFEFTRVAEVGESRASNAETRKREEAAALLKSLADGGILILLDERGKALDSEAFANLLGSYRDQGKRELTIAIGGADGLDPALYDRADATLCLGKMTWPHQLVRTLIAEQLYRAVTILSGHPYHRV, encoded by the coding sequence ATGCGAATTGGCCTTTTTGCGGTGGGACGGCTGAAGTCCGGCCCCGAGAAGGATCTTGTGGCCCGTTACCTCGATCGTTTTGCCAAGGCCGGCCCCGCGGTCGGCTTTGAATTCACCCGTGTTGCCGAAGTTGGCGAAAGCCGCGCCTCCAATGCGGAGACCCGCAAACGCGAGGAAGCGGCGGCGCTTCTGAAGTCGCTTGCCGATGGCGGCATTCTCATCCTTCTCGACGAGCGCGGCAAGGCGCTCGACAGCGAAGCCTTCGCAAACCTGCTCGGCAGCTATCGCGACCAGGGCAAACGCGAGCTGACGATTGCGATCGGCGGAGCCGATGGGCTCGATCCCGCCCTTTACGACCGCGCCGACGCCACGCTCTGCCTCGGCAAAATGACCTGGCCGCACCAACTCGTGCGCACGCTGATCGCCGAGCAGCTCTACCGCGCCGTCACCATCTTGTCCGGCCATCCCTATCACCGTGTCTGA